In Zingiber officinale cultivar Zhangliang chromosome 6A, Zo_v1.1, whole genome shotgun sequence, a single genomic region encodes these proteins:
- the LOC121998324 gene encoding zinc finger CCCH domain-containing protein 2-like, translated as MMMIGRGVSHQNPTVHVPPWSSDDPAAGYELLDDAALAALQLYFREEAGEYSSPVVDTYSSDDFRMYEFKVRRCGRARAHDWTECPFAHPGEKARRRDPRKQRYSGAPCPDFRKAGGCKRGDSCELAHGVFECWLHPGRYRTQPCKDGTACRRRVCFFAHTPDQLRLVPPQTHQHSSPSAAAAESNFLQNYLVNTLVSSPTSTMTSPPMSPSTGSPPISPSGGKLRRASFQAGSSVNDIVASLRLLQLAKANSAPSSWPPPQAQSGEFSTTTRFNADFCSPPSTPTVTAMMHAGAARWLEEEEPPKRVYSGRPLRAMMFERLSKESISEMADDSPPDVDWVSELLQ; from the coding sequence ATGATGATGATTGGACGAGGTGTCAGCCATCAGAATCCGACGGTGCACGTTCCTCCTTGGTCTAGCGATGATCCGGCGGCCGGGTACGAGCTCCTCGACGATGCTGCTCTCGCTGCGCTGCAACTGTATTTTCGAGAGGAGGCAGGGGAGTACTCGTCGCCGGTGGTGGACACGTACTCGTCGGATGACTTCCGGATGTACGAGTTCAAGGTGCGGCGGTGCGGCCGGGCGCGCGCCCACGACTGGACCGAGTGCCCCTTCGCGCACCCTGGCGAGAAGGCCCGGCGCCGCGACCCTCGGAAGCAACGGTACTCCGGCGCCCCCTGCCCGGACTTCCGGAAGGCCGGTGGGTGCAAGCGCGGCGACTCTTGCGAGCTCGCGCACGGGGTGTTTGAGTGTTGGCTCCACCCGGGGCGATATCGCACCCAGCCATGCAAGGATGGCACCGCCTGCCGCCGCCGCGTCTGCTTCTTCGCCCATACCCCCGACCAGCTCCGCCTGGTGCCGCCGCAGACGCACCAGCATAGTTCTCCGTCGGCCGCAGCTGCCGAGTCGAACTTTCTACAGAATTACCTCGTCAATACTCTAGTTTCATCGCCGACGTCGACGATGACATCGCCACCGATGTCCCCGTCGACGGGTTCACCACCAATATCGCCGAGCGGTGGGAAGCTGCGGCGGGCGTCGTTTCAGGCCGGCTCCTCAGTTAACGACATCGTGGCCTCGCTGAGGCTGCTGCAACTAGCCAAGGCAAACTCGGCGCCAAGCTCGTGGCCACCACCACAAGCGCAAAGCGGTGAGTTTTCCACTACGACCAGGTTTAATGCTGATTTCTGCAGCCCGCCGTCGACTCCGACCGTGACTGCAATGATGCACGCGGGCGCTGCTAGGTGGTTGGAGGAAGAGGAGCCGCCAAAGAGGGTTTACTCAGGGAGGCCGCTGAGGGCGATGATGTTCGAGAGGCTGAGCAAAGAAAGCATCTCCGAGATGGCAGATGATTCCCCGCCGGACGTGGACTGGGTCTCCGAGTTGCTGCAGTAG